One Geminocystis sp. M7585_C2015_104 genomic window, AATTATCTAAATTTATATATTACAATTGCCCTTTTGGGAGATAATTTTTTCTCTTTCAGGGAGTAATTTATCTTCCGCCTCCCCGTAATCCTGATAATTTCAATATTTTTATGGCTCGACAAGAGTAGGTTTCTGAGAGGGATTAATGCCACCGCTATTTTCCAGATAGACATCTAAAATTCCAAAACGGCTGAGGGGGATTACAAACTTAATAACCCCCAAAAATTCTTTCTGGTTGAGAATACCTCTAGAATATTTAACTACTGCCTCTTGGACGTCAGTGTCAATCTCCACAGACGACGTCCAGACTCCTTTTTTCCTTGGCCGTTGCCACCATTCTTCTTGTGACAAATTGTCTGTTTTTGCCGCCATCTTATAATCCATAACTACCCTGCCATTCGCGTTTGTTATTAGGGCTTTAACAACCTCTCCTTTTACTTCCATATCGGCCAAAACTTCCTGCAAAACCTCCACTTTTTGCCTTCCTCTTAGCAACTGGATAATAAGGGGGTTTTCTGCAAAAGTGTCGGCATTTTTAAAATAGTAGATTGTAGTATCGTTGATTAACCTTCTGGCTAAAAGCGCTTGGTTTTCTACTTTTTCTTCCATCCCCCCTCTCAGTTGGTAACTTATCAGTCTGTAACCCAGGATGCTGGCTACAATAGGGGGAGTCAGTGTGGTAGGTAGAAGGCTAATTATAAGCAGATTTTGAATCTGATTTTCTTTCTGAAATTTGTTGATTCTTTCTCCTATGTTTGCTAGGAAATTGTTGAGTATTACCGGAGGATTTAATGGCATGCTTAATACCCCTTTTATTCTCTAATATTCTCTTCCAGTCTTGGCAATTATACCCTTAAGCAACTTCTCGCAGTCAAACAAGTATTTAAACAAGTATTTAGTATTCCCATAAGTATTCTCACCAGCGGGGATAACACCGGAGACATAAGGTTTAATGTGGGGGGAAATATCAGAGATATCCTACAGGATTTTGTCTTTTTCTATTTGTTGTAAAACCCCCACACCCTTGACGGTTAACCCCAAGAGGCAATCATTATTTTCAACGGTGACAACGAGGTATTCATCAGTAACAGTAGGGGCAACAGTTGGATTTAAAAATATATCCACATCTACGAGGAAGAATATACGGTTCTTGTGGTAGACTAAACCGATGATGTAAGGAGGGGCGTTTGGCACAAAAGTGACTCTGTCTCTGGGAAGGATAATCACCTCCAGGATAAGAGATTTGGGGATGAGAAATTCTAAGAAGTTGGACAGATGCACCTGTAAAAACTCTAGACTAGATTTGGACTTTTCCTCTGTGGTATTGTAAGACATAAGTGGGTATTTATTGTTGGAGGAGGGGGGAAACAGCAGTGAGAATTTCCTCCTTAGAGAAAGGCTTTGTGAGATAGAGGTTAATTCCTTGTTTTTCGGCTCAAACTTTATCTATTTCCTAATTTTTAGAGGTGCAGGCGATAGGAGGTAAATATTTTGTTTGGGGATTCTTTCTCAGACTGCGACATAACTGTAAGCCACTCATTTCCAGCATCACCAAATCGGCAATTACTAAGGTTGGCTTCAAGGAGATTGTCATTTTTAAGTCTTCCTTGCCGTCAGCGGCAGTCATTACATCATATCCGGCTTCCAGCAAATATTCCTTGATTAACTCTCTCTCCAAAAGGTTATCTTCTACTATCAATACCTTGATTTCATTAACAGAATTCACCCCCATCTACATTTAAATTTAATCAGTCAAATAACGAAAAACAATTCTGAGTATATCCTCCTGAGTAAAGGGCTTAGTTATATAGTCAGTAGCGCCAACTAATTTGGCCTTTATCCTGTCAACCATGCCAGTAATTGCCGTTAAAATGATAATAGGAATATCTTTAAATTTTGAATTTTTTCGTAACAAAGAACACAACTGATAGCCGTCAATAATAGGCATAGTTGTGTCCATAAAAATCAGATGGCGCTCAATGTTATTCAACAGAAGCATTGCCTTGGTGGGGTTGATAATAGGGAAGAAAGAAATATTATCAACATTCAGGAATTATCGAAGGGAATTCAATATGACATTGCTATCATCTATACAGGCTATTTTGTAGTTTCTGGTGGTTTTGTTTGTAAATCTTTCGCCTGCAAATATACTATTAATTGTAGGTTGTGAGTTGGGCCTCTCGTTAGGGGAATGACAGGGAGAGTCAACGGGAATTTCCCTATTCCTCTTCAAGGCAAGTTGAAAGATGCCAGCATACTCAAGACTGGGGCCTCTAAGAATAACATCCTTGTTTTTAATCAAGGGATAAAGGGATTCGACTATGGCTAATTCGTCTTTGTTGATGATAGCGGCTATTTTCCTAAAATTAAAACCCCTTAATATCCTGCCCAAATTTTCCCTAACTGCTGGCGAAGGGAGAATAGACGAAGGGGATATACCTCTGCTAGGCATTAAAATTCTTTTTTGCTTTCTCTATAGTGGAATTCAAATCGTGGCAACAAACGGGGGGAAGGTTGTGAGGAAAAGTGCTAAAGTTAGTGGAGTCGAGTGGGGGAAAAAGTAATAGAGTTTCGATTACCTCCTGACTGATTTTTGCGCCTAGAATCTGTGGCTGTTTTTCATTGAGATAATCGTTTTCTGCCCAAATAATTTTAGTAAATTCCTTAGGATAATAAAATGTCCCTTCCGTGTTATTTATGTCTATGGGAGTTTCATCTTCTTGTAGATAGATTTTATTCAAAACACCTTTTAACCTTGGGATATAGTGGCTAAGACGCTTAAGATGTCTTTCCAGTCTACCATTCCCATCTATTGAACTTGCACTATATAACAATTGTCTTTCAGAGAAATAGAACCAATAAGTTACAGAATCCTATTGAAATTTAATGCCAATTTTAAGCCCCAGACTACCTATTGGTAAAAGATGGTCCACAGGATGACGCCAGGACCCATAGTTTCCCCGCCCGTTTGTCCTTACCCTCCTCTAAATAGGATGAAAAAGATTTGCAATAGTTTTGGGAAAATGAAAGAAAGGAAAAATATTTAAAATACGGAGTAGGAGTGAGAATTTCAAGGGAAGAGGAAATGAAGACAATAGTATTGATTACAGGATTTGAAACCTTTAACAGTGGTTTGTATCAGCAGGCAGCCTCTTTAGCTACATCCAGATGTAGGGATTTAGAGGTAGTGGTTTTTAGTGACAAAAGTCTTGAGACGGAAAGGGAAAAAGTAGAGGCGGCATTGACAAAGGCAGATGTGTTTTTCGCTAGTCTAATTTTTGATTATGAACAAGTGATATGGTTGAAAGAAAGAGTAACGCATATACCTATCCGTTTGGTGTTTGAGTCAGCATTGGAGTTGATGAGTTTGACGAAAATAGGAGACTTTACTATTGGAGATAAACCGAAGGGAATGCCCAAACCCATACAATTTATCCTGAGTAAGTTTAGCAATAGGAGAGAAGAAGACAAACTAGTGGGTTATATCAGCTTTTTGAAAACAGGGCCAAAACTATTAAAATATATTCCTGTTAAAAAAGTCCAAGATTTACGCAACTGGCTAGTAGTCTATAGTTATTGGAATGCTGGGGGAGTAGAAAATGTAGCCAGCATGTGTTGGTATTTGGCGGAAAACTATCTAGGTTTAAAAGTAGGAGAGATTCCGCCGGTGGTGGAAACACCCAACATGGGTTTATATCATCCCGACTATGAGGGTTATTTTACATCCCCTAGGGAATACCTTCAATGGTATCAACAGAAAAAAGGCAATATCTACCAGCCAACAGTAGCCATATTACTGTATCGCAAACACGTAGTCTCCAAGCAGAAATACATACCTCAACTGATTAGACACTTTGAGAAGGAAGGATTGATTCCCATTCCCATTTTTGTCAACGGGGTAGAAAGTCATGTAGTGGTAAGGGATTGGTTAACTACAGACTATGAGGAAAGCCAACGACAAAAGGGAATTATAGAAATTCAGTCTCTCAGCAAGGATGCTGTCAAGGTGGATGCCATAGTTTCCACCATTGGTTTTCCCTTAGTGGGAGGCCCAGCTGGTAGTATGGAAGCTGGGAGACAGGTAGAAGTAGCCAAACGTATCTTGATGGCTAAGAATATACCCTATTTTGTGGCGGCACCTTTGCTAATTCAGGATATTTACTCTTGGGTAAGACAGGGGATTGGTGGCTTACAGGGGGTGGTGTTATACGCCTTGCCAGAGTTGGATGGGGCAATTGACACTGTTGTTTTAGGAGGCTTAGTAGGAGAGGAGATATATCTAATTCCTGAAAGACTAAAACGTCTGACTGGTAGAGTTAAAAAATGGATTAATCTGCGGAAAAAGCCAAAATCAGAGAGAAAGATAGCAATTGTATTATACGGTTTTCCGCCGGGATATGGTGCTACAGGTACAGCTGCTCTTTTAAATGTACCAAAATCCCTTCATAAAGTGTTAGTAGCTTTAAAGGAAGAGGGGTATAACGTAGGAGAAATTCCTCCTGATGGGGAGACTATTATCCAACAGGTGAAGTCTGCGGATGATTTTCTCACCTACAGTCAAAGCCGGCTGGGAATTAATACCACCACTAGTGAGAATACAGTGGATGTAAAAACTCTAGACAGGTGGTTAGGCTATCTTCTTATAAAAAGGATAGAGAAACAATGGGGCAGCTTGACGGAGACTGGTATTAAGACAATTGGGGATAAATTTCAAATTGGGGGAGTGAGATATGGCAACATTTGGATTGGAGTACAGCCGCAACTTGGCGTAGCGGGAGATCCCATGCGTCTTATGTTTGAAAAAGATTTGACGCCACATCCCCAATATGCGGCTTTTTACAAATGGTTACAAAACGAATTCCAAGCTGATGCTGTTATTCACTTTGGTATGCATGGCACAGTAGAATGGTTACCTGGTAGTCCTTTGGGTAATACGGGATACTCTTGGCCAGACATACTCCTAGGCGACATACCCAATCTCTACATCTACGCTGCCAATAATCCCTCCGAGTCTACCTTAGCTAAGAGAAGGGGGTATGGGGTATTAATATCACACAACGTACCACCATATGCCAGGGCGGGATTATACAAGGAGTTAATGGCGTTAAGAGACTTAATCAACGAGTATAGGGAGGATACGGAAAAGAATGCCCTCCTGCAGCAGGATATAATTCAAAAGATAATAGATACCGGTTTAAACAAAGATTGTCCATTTGTCGAAGGAGAGAAACTGGGGATAGAGTTTACTGCAGAAAATGCCCGTCTTTTCAGCAAAAAGGCACTTGACGACTATTTTGCTCAAGTATACGACTATTTGCTTGTTTTAGAGCAAAGACTATTTTCTTCTGGTTTACATGTGTTGGGGGAAAATCCCACCCCGGAGGAAATCAAGTCTTATCTGGAGGCATACTTTGACGATGCTAGCCAACAGGAGGAATTCCAGAGGGAATTAGACAGAAGTGATTTATTTGCCAGGGTGGAGAAGAAGACTAGCAGACAGGAAGAATTACAAACTCGATTCCAGCAACAACAACTAATTACTGACTTGCTGCTACAGACGAAAGACGAGTTAACCAATCTTTTAAGGGGTTTAAATGGAGAGTATATACCACCGGCGCCTGGGGGAGACTTAATCAGGGATGGTGCGGGGGTTTTGCCTACAGGTCGTAACATACATGCATTAGACCCGTACCGCATGCCTTCTCAAGGCGCCTATCTACGGGGGAGGGAGATAGCTAAGAGGATTATAGCCCAACACTTACAGGAAAAGGGAGAATATCCTGAAACCGTGGCGGTGATGTTATGGGGGTTGGATGCCATTAAGACTAAGGGGGAGTCTATTGGTATTGTATTGGAACTAGTAGGGGCTGAGCCTGTCAAAGAGGCCACAGGACGTATTGTAAGATATGAACTAATCCCCTTGGAGAAATTGGGGCATCCTCGCATTGATGTCTTAGCCAACCTGTCGGGGATTTTCCGTGACACCTTTGTAAATATTATTGAATTGCTGGACGATTTGTTTGAAAGGGCAGCCAAAGCGGAGGAATCCACCGAAAACAACTATATTCGTAAGCATTACCTAGAATTGTTGGAAAAAGGGGTAAAAAATCCCACTGCACGTCTATTTTCTAATCCTAGCGGCGATTTCGGCTCACTAGTGAACGATCAAATTGTAGACGGCAATTGGGAGTCTTCAGACGAGTTAGCACAAACCTGGAAGAAACGCAATGTTTTTAGTTATGGTAAAAAGGATAAAGGAGAGGCTCGTCCTGAAGTATTAGAGAAACTTTTAGCAACTAGCTCCACCGTAGTACAAGAGATAGACTCGGTGGAATACGGGTTGACAGATATTCAGGAATACTATGCCAACACAGGGGGATTGAAATTGGCGGCGGAGAAGACAAGTGGCAAAAAGGTGACTGCCAAATTCATAGAAAGTTTTTCTAAGGATACCACTCCTCGTCCCCTGGAACAGGTATTACGAATGGAGTATAGAACAAAGCTACTAAATCCTAAATGGGTAGAAGCCATGGTGAGTCAGGGGAGTGGGGGGGTGTATGAGATTTCTCAGAGGATGACTGCCTTGATAGGTTGGGGAGGTACAGCTTCTTTCAAGGATAATTGGGTATATCAGCAAGCGGCGGAAACCTATGCTTTAGATGAGAAGATGGCAGAAAGATTAAGGAAAGCCAATCCCGAGGCATTTCGCAACATTGTGGGGAGGATGTTAGAGGCTTCGGCGAGGGGTTTTTGGCAAGCTGATGAAGAGACGTTAGAAAAATTAAGACGTCTCTACCAAATGACGGAAGACGAGTTGGAGGGGGTTACCTTCAGCGGCTAATTGGGGGGGAAAAGGCACATTCATTTCATAATCTCAATTCCACCCCTTTTTTTTTGTTGTGTTTGGGATTGTGTTTGGATAACCCTTTTGACAGTTGTCTTTGTTTCTGTCATCTTACTTTTGCGACATGGAAATTATGGGAAAGCGGCAGGGGATTATAGAATACCTACGAGTTGTTGTTTCTTGGAAATGATGATGGCGAAATTCCAGAGGCTTTTAGAATATTTCCACAACTACCGTCAGTTTTCGTATGTGTGGTTAGCCACTTTGGTAGTTGTGATTTTTTTGGGGACTATCTGTCATTATTTTCCCCAAAAAGACGAGACTCAGGCCTTAGAGTCACCATCTAGGAGGGTTGAATATGGGGCGATTGTAATTGTTTTTTTGTTTCTGATATTCTATTCCCATCTAATTTTATATGGGGAAGACTTTGCCTATCATGACAATTCGCAATTCACCCTATTTACCCTAAAGGGGGATTTTTATGTGTTTCCTATTTGGCCTTCTGTGGGCAGATTTTGGCCTTTAGGATTCCAGGAATACAATGTCATAAGTCTGTTTTCCACAACTCCGTTTGCCTTCCATTTGTTTTCGGTTTTTCAATTGTTTATCACTGCTATTGTTTGTTATCTTCTCCTGTTGGAATTTAAACCAATATACCGTATTTTAGTAATAATAGCAATAATCACTGTTCCCTCTTTTGTAGTTTCGTTTTCCGGCTTGATATTCCCGGAAAGAAATGTGATATTCTGGCTAGCTATATTTATTCTTGCCTTCGACAAATATTCAAAAAACAGACGTCTTTTATTTGCCATACTCACTCTAATTTCTACCCAATTTATACTCTACTATAAGGAGCCTGTTTTTTTGCTAATCTTAGGGTTTATTATCAGTCATTTACTACTAAAAGGGATAAGTGGGGTAAAGAAGGCAAACCAGAAGTCTAACAGCAATAATATTGTAGCTTGGCTACAAAACAACTATCTGGAAATCCTTGTGCTATTCCAGGTGTTGGTGTTCATAGCATTGTTTATCTATTTTGTATACGGTTTAGTTAAAAATCCTTATGGAGTTACAGAGAAAAAGAGCATATTGTGGACTTTAGCCACTTACCTAAAAACTAACTTGCTGTTGTGTATCTTTCTTCTGTATTTGCCAATAAGATTGTTAATGATATCACAGGGCAAATCTAGAGTTGACCCTCTTTGGGATTCCCTGGCAGTAGGGGGTTTGCTATACTTTCTAGCTTATATAAAACTGGGACTATTTCGTTGGTATTATATAGCCCCAGTAGACTTCATTGCTATACTGTATTTGGTTAAGACGATAAGTGTAAACGTAATATCCGAAAGCGACAAATCCAAGAGAATTTGGCGGGGTGTTTTTGCCATCCTACTGTCTGCAATGATTGTGGGAAATCTTCAACCCTCTGCATATGCCATACTTGTGCGTAAAAAAGACATTGAATCCAGGGTTAGGGCTGCTGATTTTATAAAAAGATACCACGAGAACAAAAACAAAGTTACTTTATTTTTCCCGAGCAAAATGAATCCGGGCGCCACTGGTTATTACATGATGGAGTTTGCTGCTTTTTTGGAGTATAAGGGGATTCCTGTTTTCTCTCTAGATAACTATGGAAGCGTTGGTATAAGGAAGCCAATTTTAATGAAGGGGGAAGAAGAGTATACTAACAATCTATGTGTGCAATATAGGCGGTTTATTTGCTTACCAGTGTCACAACCGTCTCCAGGAGATTTGTTTATTATCCTACCACCCAATGGCATGATATTTTCTCCAGAATTGGGCAAAGATGATGTGCATATATGGGAAGAAGATATTGAAAATTACAGCAAAAAATACCGTCTAATCTTTCATTACAAGCCGGAGTTTAGGGGAGTGGAGAGGATACTATATTTTCTGTGTAGAAATAAAATTCCAAAAGAGTGGTATAATGCCTACATTTTTCTAGTAGAATAGGGGGGATATGACGGCGAGAAGAAAAAAAGGGGTGTGTCATAACACCCCCACATCCCTAAATCAGGCAGCGGCTAAGACTGTTTCTGCAGGTTTGTCTTTGCTGAGTCTTTGTCTCAAGACTGCAACAATGGCATCTACATTGGCTTTGGCATCCCCAAATAGCATCCTAGTGTTTTCCTTGTAGAAGAGGGGATTTTCTACACCAGCATAACCGGTGGCTAAACTCCGCTTCATGACAACGCAAATACCCGCCTTCCAGACTTCTAACACGGGCATGCCGGCAATGGGACTATCTGGGTCTTCTAATGCGCTAGGATTAACAGTGTCATTGGCTCCTATCACCAGCGCTACGTCTGTATTAGGAAAGTCCTCGTTTATCTCGTCCATCTCGAAAACGATGTCATAGGGCACATTCGCTTCTGCCAATAATACATTCATGTGACCAGGTAGACGGCCGGCAACAGGGTGGATGGCAAAACGCACATTTATCTTTTTCTCCCGGAGTATGGCGGCAATTTCCGAGACCCCGTGTTGCGCTTGGGCTACAGCCATACCGTAACCAGGAACAATGATAACACTTTTGGCATTGAGGAGTAAGTCTGCCACCTCTTCCACATTAGTGGGAGTTACCTCACCGCTGGCTTGTTTGTTGCTGGCGACAGTGTTTACTCCCTCGCCAAAGCCGCCAAGGATAACACTGATAAAGGAGCGATTCATGGCCCTACACATGATATAACTGAGGATAGCACCACTGCTACCTACTAGGGCTCCTGTAATAATCAGCAAATCGTTATTCAGCATAAAACCAGCGGCTGCGGCTGCCCAACCGGAATAACTGTTTAACATGGAGATAACTACAGGCATATCCGCACCACCAATGGCGGCAACCAGGTGAATTCCCAAGACGCCGGCGATGGCTGTCATGATTAATAGGGGTTGTAAACCGGCAGGGGTATAAAGAAAAACATAACCCAGATATACCACCGCCGCTAACATGGCTAGATTAAGAAAGTGTCTAGCCGGCAAGAGGAGGGGCTTGGAGGGGATGATTGCGCGCAGTTTTCCAAAGGCTACAACTGAACCGGTAAAGGTAACCGCACCAATAAATACACCTACATAGATTTCCACCTGGTGGATGAACGCCTCCGCGCCGGTTAAACTGGAATCTGGGTTTAGATAGTTACCTATCCCCACCAAAACGGCGGCTAACCCCACAAAGCTGTGTAGCATTGCCACCAATTCCGGCATGGCAGTCATGGCTACCCTACTGGCTACAATTGCCCCTATAATCACAGCTGGTATTATGACGGCCACTAGTAGTTTATAATTGGCCACCTGAGGGTTAAGGGCCGTAGCCACGAAGGCTATTAACATGCCTATGGTGCCATAGATGTTTCCTCGTCTAGCCGTTTCCTGTTGTGACAAACCGGAGAGACTGAGGATAAAAAGGGCACTAGCGGCAATGTAGGCTACAGTAATCAGATTGTTACTCATGAGTCTTCCTTCTTGTTTCTTGTGGCAGGTAAACTCGCTACTTTTAGGTTATTCAATTTCCCTGCCTTCAATCATTAAGAATCGTTGAAAAAGGTTTGTATTTTTTGACACATGGGGTGGGTAACCATACCGGAAAAAGGGGGGGATGGGGAGACTATAATCATAAGCAGTGAAACTATTGTCATGACCTGTCACATTATGCCACATCATGTCACAACCTGTCACAATCTGTCATAACCTGTCATAACCTGTCATAACTTGTCATAACTTGTCATAACTGGTCATAAATAGTCATAAATAACCAGTTATAACTAGTCATAACTAGTAACAACCTGTCATAATTTGGCATAAATAACTTGGCATAAATAACCTGTAATAAATTGTTATAACTAGTTTGCCCATGGAGTTGTTATCATTAGAGCAGATTAAGGAAATAGCACATCAATACGGTTACTGGGCGGTTTTTGCCGGTATTGCCATTGAGAATACTGGCATTCCCATCCCGGGGGAGACGATTACCATCGTGGGGGGTTTCCTTGCCGGCAGTGGCGAGTTAAACTACTGGTTGGTGTTGATAACCGCTATTGCCGGTGCGGTTACGGGGGATAATTTTGGTTATTGGCTGGGTAGGATTGGTGGCTGGGAGTTTTTGCTGAAAATAGTGCGTTTCTTCCGGTTGCCGGAAAACGAGGTTAAGGCTGCTAAGGAAAAATTTCGGGAAAACGCGGCAAAAGCAGTCTTTTTTGGGCGTTTTGTCACTATTTTGCGCATTTTTGCCGGGCCTCTTGCGGGCGTGGTAGAAATGCCCTACTGGCAGTTTTTGTTGTGTAATTTCTCTGGTGCGGCTTTGTGGGGTGTGACTGTTGTATCCCTCTCCTATTTCCTGGGGAGAATAATACCCCTGCCTAGACTGGTTGCCCTATTCGCCCAGTTTGGTATAATAGCCCTCTTGTTGGCCATTGCCTGGCTAGTA contains:
- the pntB gene encoding Re/Si-specific NAD(P)(+) transhydrogenase subunit beta; protein product: MSNNLITVAYIAASALFILSLSGLSQQETARRGNIYGTIGMLIAFVATALNPQVANYKLLVAVIIPAVIIGAIVASRVAMTAMPELVAMLHSFVGLAAVLVGIGNYLNPDSSLTGAEAFIHQVEIYVGVFIGAVTFTGSVVAFGKLRAIIPSKPLLLPARHFLNLAMLAAVVYLGYVFLYTPAGLQPLLIMTAIAGVLGIHLVAAIGGADMPVVISMLNSYSGWAAAAAGFMLNNDLLIITGALVGSSGAILSYIMCRAMNRSFISVILGGFGEGVNTVASNKQASGEVTPTNVEEVADLLLNAKSVIIVPGYGMAVAQAQHGVSEIAAILREKKINVRFAIHPVAGRLPGHMNVLLAEANVPYDIVFEMDEINEDFPNTDVALVIGANDTVNPSALEDPDSPIAGMPVLEVWKAGICVVMKRSLATGYAGVENPLFYKENTRMLFGDAKANVDAIVAVLRQRLSKDKPAETVLAAA
- a CDS encoding DedA family protein, with product MPMELLSLEQIKEIAHQYGYWAVFAGIAIENTGIPIPGETITIVGGFLAGSGELNYWLVLITAIAGAVTGDNFGYWLGRIGGWEFLLKIVRFFRLPENEVKAAKEKFRENAAKAVFFGRFVTILRIFAGPLAGVVEMPYWQFLLCNFSGAALWGVTVVSLSYFLGRIIPLPRLVALFAQFGIIALLLAIAWLVLPVWWKYKAKRGG
- a CDS encoding chemotaxis protein CheW, giving the protein MSYNTTEEKSKSSLEFLQVHLSNFLEFLIPKSLILEVIILPRDRVTFVPNAPPYIIGLVYHKNRIFFLVDVDIFLNPTVAPTVTDEYLVVTVENNDCLLGLTVKGVGVLQQIEKDKIL
- the bchH gene encoding magnesium chelatase subunit H, which codes for MKTIVLITGFETFNSGLYQQAASLATSRCRDLEVVVFSDKSLETEREKVEAALTKADVFFASLIFDYEQVIWLKERVTHIPIRLVFESALELMSLTKIGDFTIGDKPKGMPKPIQFILSKFSNRREEDKLVGYISFLKTGPKLLKYIPVKKVQDLRNWLVVYSYWNAGGVENVASMCWYLAENYLGLKVGEIPPVVETPNMGLYHPDYEGYFTSPREYLQWYQQKKGNIYQPTVAILLYRKHVVSKQKYIPQLIRHFEKEGLIPIPIFVNGVESHVVVRDWLTTDYEESQRQKGIIEIQSLSKDAVKVDAIVSTIGFPLVGGPAGSMEAGRQVEVAKRILMAKNIPYFVAAPLLIQDIYSWVRQGIGGLQGVVLYALPELDGAIDTVVLGGLVGEEIYLIPERLKRLTGRVKKWINLRKKPKSERKIAIVLYGFPPGYGATGTAALLNVPKSLHKVLVALKEEGYNVGEIPPDGETIIQQVKSADDFLTYSQSRLGINTTTSENTVDVKTLDRWLGYLLIKRIEKQWGSLTETGIKTIGDKFQIGGVRYGNIWIGVQPQLGVAGDPMRLMFEKDLTPHPQYAAFYKWLQNEFQADAVIHFGMHGTVEWLPGSPLGNTGYSWPDILLGDIPNLYIYAANNPSESTLAKRRGYGVLISHNVPPYARAGLYKELMALRDLINEYREDTEKNALLQQDIIQKIIDTGLNKDCPFVEGEKLGIEFTAENARLFSKKALDDYFAQVYDYLLVLEQRLFSSGLHVLGENPTPEEIKSYLEAYFDDASQQEEFQRELDRSDLFARVEKKTSRQEELQTRFQQQQLITDLLLQTKDELTNLLRGLNGEYIPPAPGGDLIRDGAGVLPTGRNIHALDPYRMPSQGAYLRGREIAKRIIAQHLQEKGEYPETVAVMLWGLDAIKTKGESIGIVLELVGAEPVKEATGRIVRYELIPLEKLGHPRIDVLANLSGIFRDTFVNIIELLDDLFERAAKAEESTENNYIRKHYLELLEKGVKNPTARLFSNPSGDFGSLVNDQIVDGNWESSDELAQTWKKRNVFSYGKKDKGEARPEVLEKLLATSSTVVQEIDSVEYGLTDIQEYYANTGGLKLAAEKTSGKKVTAKFIESFSKDTTPRPLEQVLRMEYRTKLLNPKWVEAMVSQGSGGVYEISQRMTALIGWGGTASFKDNWVYQQAAETYALDEKMAERLRKANPEAFRNIVGRMLEASARGFWQADEETLEKLRRLYQMTEDELEGVTFSG
- a CDS encoding PDC sensor domain-containing protein; protein product: MPLNPPVILNNFLANIGERINKFQKENQIQNLLIISLLPTTLTPPIVASILGYRLISYQLRGGMEEKVENQALLARRLINDTTIYYFKNADTFAENPLIIQLLRGRQKVEVLQEVLADMEVKGEVVKALITNANGRVVMDYKMAAKTDNLSQEEWWQRPRKKGVWTSSVEIDTDVQEAVVKYSRGILNQKEFLGVIKFVIPLSRFGILDVYLENSGGINPSQKPTLVEP
- a CDS encoding response regulator gives rise to the protein MLLLNNIERHLIFMDTTMPIIDGYQLCSLLRKNSKFKDIPIIILTAITGMVDRIKAKLVGATDYITKPFTQEDILRIVFRYLTD